Proteins encoded by one window of Nicotiana tabacum cultivar K326 chromosome 10, ASM71507v2, whole genome shotgun sequence:
- the LOC142165415 gene encoding uncharacterized protein LOC142165415 yields MNGIVWIIDFGATDQMTSIRSLLFDIITLLIPYLVSLPNGYKVKVTNVGSLALFSDLILHNVPYIPSFKHNLIYVHKLLSYCDDVVQFTKSACTFQGPSVRKPVVLDRLDNGLYKLFQHVTSLVESVNVNSYSSIACSLHVVSNNVAIDNSSFVHIDTWGPYSTPTHSGSKYILTTIDDYTRATWTHLMGAKSNAFDLLKPFIFMVETQFQTKVQTVRSDNALELGSNSSGSLFFSEKGDHSSNFLDVTFHKHVFPFSKSFVPSSLGIPSSFVPSHFSDDSHSPLSPHVPVSSPQSSLVSTPPSPSSGSPDFIFSPFSSSSSHSDYVCPTLPPSASLLAPSSSESLSFNATTIQLHNPEPYTYSQAAAIPEWDLDEEVFMKVPPGLSIPPSCSSPFPLVCKLLKSLYDLKQASRQWGSRTSLVILPVYVDDIILIGTDLSEISFVKVVCLLALNEKLKVSVGEPLPKPEEYRCLVGKLKLLTHTRPDISFVVQHLNQFLQTPCVPHIYAALHLLSYLKDIFDFGLFFSNSPDLSLMVYFDSDWASCADSKRSVTGFCVFLGDCLVSWKSKKQSMVSLSSVEAEYRSMSKAAAEVTWLSMLLSDFGLPSSSPIPLYCDNQAALHIARNLVFHEQSNHIGWTFISSEKKLVMS; encoded by the exons ATGAATGGAATTGTTTGGATAATAGATTTTGGAGCTACTGATCAAATGACTTCCATCAGGAGTTTACTTTTTGATATAATCACTCTTCTTATTCCTTATCTTGTGTCTCTTCCAAATGGGTATAAAGTAAAGGTTACCAATGTTGGTTCTTTAGCTTTATTTTCTGATTTAATTCTTCATAATGTTCCTTACATCCCTAGTTTTAAACATAATCTCATATATGTTCACAAGCTTTTGTCTTATTGTGATGATGTTGTACAGTTTACCAAGTCTGCTTGCACTTTCCAGGGCCCTTCAGTGAGGAAGCCAGTGGTGCTTGATAGACTGGACAATGGACTTTACAAGTTGTTCCAACATGTCACTTCTCTTGTTGAATCTGTTAATGTCAATTCTTATTCTTCTATTGCTTGTTCTCTACATGTAGTGTCTAATAATGTTGCTATTGACAATTCATCT TTTGTACATATAGATACTTGGGGTCCCTACTCTACTCCCACTCATTCTGGTTCTAAATACATTCTTACTACAATAGATGACTATACTAGGGCTACCTGGACACATTTGATGGGAGCAAAGAGcaatgcttttgatttgttaaaacCTTTCATCTTTATGGTTGAAACACAGTTTCAAACTAAAGTACAGACTGTGAGAAGTGATAATGCTTTAGAGTTAGGCTCCAATTCCTCTGGTTCTCTTTTCTTCTCTGAAAAAGGGGATCATTCATCAAACTTCTT AGATGTGACTTTTCATAAGCACGTCTTtcctttctcaaaatcttttgttCCCTCATCTCTTGGCATACCTTCTTCCTTTGTTCCTAGTCACTTTTCTGATGATTCGCATTCTCCCCTATCTCCTCATGTTCCTGTTTCTTCTCCCCAGTCCTCTCTCGTCTCTACTCCTCCTTCTCCTTCCTCAGGTTCCCCTGATTTCATTTTCTCTCCTTTCTCTAGCTCCTCTTCCCATTCT GATTATGTATGTCCTACCCTTCCTCCTTCTGCGTCTCTCCTTGCTCCTTCTAGTTCTGAGTCTCTTTCCTTCAATGCCACTACTATACAGCTCCACAACCCTGAACCTTACACTTACTCTCAGGCTGCTGCTATCCCTGAGTG GGATCTTGATGAGGAGGTTTTTATGAAGGTACCTCCTGGATTATCTATTCCTCCTTCttgttcttctccttttcctttggTTTGCAAGCTACTTAAGTCCCTCTATGATTTGAAACAGGCTTCCAGACAATG GGGTTCTAGGACTTCATTGGTCATTTTACCTGTGTATGTGGATGATATCATCCTTATTGGGACTGATTTGTCTGAGATTTCTTTCGTAAAAG TCGTTTGTCTTCTTGCTCTTAATGAGAAACTGAAGGTTTCTGTTGGTGAGCCTTTGCCCAAGCCTGAAGAGTATAGGTGCTTGGTAGGTAAGTTGAAACTCTTGACCCATACAAGGCCTGATATTAGCTTTGTCGTTCAGCATCTCAACCAGTTCTTGCAGACTCCTTGTGTTCCCCATATATATGCTGCTTTAcacttgttgagttatttgaaggaCATTTTTGATTTTGGACTTTTCTTCAGTAATTCACCTGATCTTTCCTTGATGGTATACTTTGATAGTGATTGGGCTTCTTGTGCTGATAGTAAAAGATCTGTGACTGGTTTCTGTGTTTTCCTTGGTGATTGTTTGGTGAGCTGGAAATCCAAGAAGCAGTCTATGGTCTCTCTTTCCTCTGTTGAAGCTGAGTATAGGTCCATGAGTAAAGCTGCAGCTGAGGTCACTTGGCTTTCCATGTTATTATCAGATTTTggtcttccttcttcttctcccaTCCCTTTGTATTGTGATAATCAGGCAGCTTTGCACATTGCCCGCAACCTAGTATTTCATGAGCAGAGTAACCATATAGGCTGGACTTTCATTTCTTCAGAGAAAAAATTGGTGATGAGTTGA